A DNA window from Arachis hypogaea cultivar Tifrunner chromosome 18, arahy.Tifrunner.gnm2.J5K5, whole genome shotgun sequence contains the following coding sequences:
- the LOC112769439 gene encoding putative RING-H2 finger protein ATL61: protein MGSGTNLVTTVIGFGMSATFIVFMCTRINCGRIRESVESRVMYEIESRIDIEKPKHHANDLESKPVMLDAIPILKFNQETFSAIEDTQCVICLADYKEREMLRIMPKCDHTFHLSCIDIWLRKQSTCLVCRLPLKNSSEAKHVRTVAFTMSQPLDESHKNRPLSIVQSSNPYTAPCEVWVTQHDMNLGSISGSTIHEPRAK from the exons ATGGGTTCAGGTACCAATTTGGTTACCACGGTCATTGGGTTTGGGATGAGTGCCACTTTCATTGTGTTTATGTGCACAAGAATCAATTGTGGGAGGATAAGAGAGAGTGTTGAATCTCGCGTGATGTATGAGATTGAATCTAGGATTGACATAGAAAAG CCAAAACATCATGCTAATGACCTTGAATCCAAGCCTGTTATGCTTGATGCAATCCCCATTTTGAAGTTCAACCAAGAGACCTTCAGTGCTATAGAAGATACACA GTGTGTCATATGTTTGGCAGATTACAAAGAAAGAGAAATGTTACGCATCATGCCGAAATGCGATCACACATTTCATCTTTCTTGCATTGACATATGGCTGAGGAAACAATCCACTTGCCTGGTATGCCGTCTGCCGTTAAAAAACTCATCCGAGGCGAAACATGTTAGAACTGTTGCATTTACCATGAGCCAGCCTCTTGATGAGTCGCACAAGAATCGGCCGTTAtcaat TGTTCAAAGTTCAAACCCTTATACAGCTCCTTGTGAAGTGTGGGTCACGCAACATGATATGAATCTTGGAAGCATTAGTGGGTCCACCATTCATGAGCCCAGGGCGAAATAG
- the LOC112771473 gene encoding probable receptor-like protein kinase At1g33260 has protein sequence MCKTKMATNAANPTSSPRPSRNPASRSNSQPSTQAQTPRTSTPKPTAPSRFAPTATATTTSYSDPTTSSSYGSFSTTGYRLSSDNSISSRTSLTHLRDTLPENPNIYDFSEICVATNNFLAKRYSSSSSTPSWRCTLRGADVIVFQRKFRRKLETSQLRERLSLICRSHIVSIIKLLGASISGDHIYLVYEFVNGANLSDCLRNKINTHFTVLSTWLSRMQVATDVAHGLDYVHNKTGLSITFVHNHIKSSAIVITEPNFNARVCHFGAAQLCGEIQEEESDVAAAKLGEIEEEPLASPSPARSEKLKRSGGSAMQFEGVRGYMSPEFQATGVATQKSDVYAFGVVMLELLSGEEPLRFRYDKKSGEFVRTSVIDAARAAVDGGEGALRRWVDKRLKDSFPVEVAEKVTRVALDCVHVDPDKRPKMGRVADKISKLYLESKIWSENVRMPTEISVSLAPR, from the coding sequence ATGTGTAagaccaaaatggccaccaacgcCGCCAACCCTACCTCAAGCCCACGACCCTCTCGAAATCCGGCCTCCCGCTCCAACTCCCAGCCCAGTACTCAAGCCCAAACGCCAAGGACATCGACACCAAAGCCCACCGCCCCATCCCGCTTTGCCCCAACCGCAACCGCAACCACCACCTCCTACTCGGACCCAACAACATCATCTTCCTACGGCAGCTTCTCCACTACCGGCTACCGCCTCTCCTCCGATAACTCCATCTCCAGCCGCACCTCCCTCACCCACCTTCGCGACACTCTCCCCGAAAACCCAAACATCTATGACTTCTCCGAAATCTGCGTCGCCACCAACAACTTCCTCGCCAAGCGCTACTCCTCCTCATCTTCCACTCCTTCCTGGCGCTGCACTCTACGCGGTGCTGACGTCATCGTCTTCCAGCGCAAGTTCCGCCGGAAGCTCGAGACCTCGCAGCTCCGGGAGCGGCTCTCCCTGATCTGCCGGAGCCATATCGTCAGCATCATCAAGCTCCTCGGCGCGTCCATCTCCGGCGACCACATCTACCTCGTCTACGAGTTCGTCAACGGCGCCAACCTCTCCGATTGCCTTCGGAACAAGATCAACACTCACTTCACGGTGCTGTCGACTTGGCTCTCGAGAATGCAGGTGGCCACCGATGTCGCTCACGGCCTCGATTACGTTCACAACAAGACAGGATTGAGCATCACTTTCGTCCACAACCACATCAAGAGCAGCGCTATAGTCATCACCGAGCCTAATTTCAATGCTAGGGTTTGCCATTTCGGTGCCGCGCAGCTCTGCGGTGAGATCCAGGAAGAGGAAAGCGATGTCGCTGCCGCGAAATTGGGAGAAATCGAGGAGGAACCCTTGGCATCTCCTTCCCCGGCGAGGTCCGAAAAATTGAAACGATCGGGTGGTTCTGCCATGCAATTCGAGGGGGTGAGGGGATACATGTCGCCGGAATTTCAGGCCACCGGCGTGGCGACGCAGAAGTCCGACGTGTACGCGTTCGGAGTAGTTATGCTGGAGCTTCTCTCCGGGGAGGAGCCGCTGAGGTTCAGGTACGACAAGAAGAGTGGAGAGTTCGTGAGGACATCTGTGATCGACGCTGCGAGGGCGGCCGTGGACGGTGGTGAGGGGGCGCTGAGGAGGTGGGTGGATAAGAGGCTGAAAGACTCGTTCCCGGTTGAGGTTGCCGAGAAGGTGACACGTGTGGCGTTGGATTGCGTACACGTGGATCCAGATAAGAGGCCCAAGATGGGTCGCGTAGCTGACAAGATATCAAAGCTGTATTTGGAATCAAAGATTTGGTCTGAAAATGTTAGAATGCCCACTGAAATTTCTGTTTCTTTGGCTCCTCGATGA